The Halorubrum salinarum genome segment ACCACCGCGTACTGGATCGCGGCCGTCGGCTTCCTCGTCGGCCTCGGGATCACGGCGGCGCTGTACGCGAAGCTCAACGGGTCGGAGCACCGCGGCCGACTGGCGGCGCTGGCGGTGATCCCCGGGTTCGCCGGGCTCGCGTACGTCGGGATGGCGCTCGGAGTCGGGACCGTGACGGTGAACGGGAACGAGCTGGTCGGGCTCCGCTACGTCGACTGGATCGTCACCACGCCGCTGCTCGTCGGGTTCATCGGCTACGTCGCCGGCGCGTCGCGCCGCGCCATCGCGGGCGTGATGGTCGCCGACGCGCTGATGATCGCGTTCGGGGCCGGCGCGGTCGTCGCCGGCGGGACGCTCAGGTGGGTGCTGTTCGGCGTCTCGGCGCTGTTCCACGTCACGCTGTTCGCGTACCTGTACGTGATATTCCCGCGGTCGGTCCCCGACGACCCGATGCAGCGGGGGCTGTTCAGCCTGCTGAAGAACCACGTCGGGCTGCTGTGGCTCGCGTACCCGTTCGTCTGGCTGATGGGCCCGTCGGGGATCGGGTTCACCGGCGCGGTGGGCGCCGCGCTGACGTACGCCTTCCTCGACGTGCTGGCGAAGGTGCCGTACGTCTACTTCTTTTACGCGCGGCGGCAGGCGTTCACCGACGTGGTGTCCGCCGCGGCCGCGGACCGCGACGCCGCGGCCCCGTCGCTCGGCGACGAGACGCCGACCGGGGCCGACTGAGGCCTCGCGGGGGTCTCCCGGTCGCCCACGGGGCGACCCCCGACGACGGCGACCGCAGAGAGGTACGTTTTAGGCGACTGCGACGGACCCAGCGGTATGGAACGCGTAGCGATCGTCGGCGCGTCGATGACCAGGTTCGGGCAGCGCGACGCCTGGGTGCGCGAGCTGCTGGCGGAGGCGGGCGCGGCCGCGCTCGACGACGCCGGCGCCGACGGCGACGACCTCGATCACCTGTACGTCTCGAACATGGCCAGCGGCGAGTTCGAGGGCCAGACCGGCGTCCCGAACGCACTCGCCCACGACCTCGCCGCGCAGCCGGCCTACACCGCGCGGATCGACCAGACCTCCTCGTCGGGCGGCGCGGGCGTGTACGCCGCGTGGCAGTCGGTCGCGTCCGGCGCGAGCGACCTCACGATGCTCGTCGGCGGCGAGAAGATGACCCACCGGACGACCGCGGAGGCGACCGACGTGATCGCGTCGCTCACGCACCCGGTCGAGTACAAGCACGGCGTGACGCTCCCCTCGTTCGCGGGGCTCACCGCGCGGCTCTACCTCGACGAGTACGACGCGCCACGCGAGAGCCTCGGGAAGGTCGCAGTGAAGAACCACAGGAACGGGGTCGACAACCCCCACGCGCAGTTTCGGAAGGAGGTCGACCTCGACACCGTCCTCGACTCGCCGGTCGTCGCCGACCCCCTCCGGCTGTACGACTTCTGTCCGATCACGGACGGCTCGGCGGCGCTCGTGTTCTGTCCGGAATCCGTCGCCGAGGAGTACGCACCGGACGGCAGCTACGCCGTGATCAGCGGGATCGGCGGCGCGACCGACACCCACGTCGTCCACGAGCGCGCGGACCCGACGACGATGGGCGGGGTCGTCGACTCCTCCGAGGTCGCCTACGAGATGGCCGGCATCGGTCCGGACGACGTGGACGTGGCGGAGCTCCACGACATGTTCACCATTCTGGAGTTCCTCCAGAGCGAGGACCTCGGCTTCTTCGAGAAGGGCGAGGGGTGGAAGGCGGTCGAGGAGGGCGTCACCGACCGCGACGGCGACCTGCCGATCAACACCTCGGGCGGGCTCAAGTCGAAGGGCCACCCCCTCGGGGCGAGCGGCGTCGCGCAGGTGTACGAGATATTCAAGCAGGTCACGGGCGACGCCGGCCCGCGACAGGTCGAGGCCGACACGGGCCTCGCCTGTAACGTCGGCGGGTTCGGGAACTGCGTGACCACCACCATCTTGGAGGGAAGCCAATGAGCGACAACGAGACGACCGACGGCGAAGACGGGGCATCGCCCGGCGAGGAACCGACCTTCGAGGCGGCGGAGTACGCGGACGGGACGGTCACCTACCCGCCCCACACCGTGAGCCCGGACGGCGCCGAGCGCGTCGGGACGGTCGACCTCCGCGAGTACGAGGGCCGGGTCGTCACGTGGACGACCTCGACCGCGACGCCGCCGGGCGTCCGCGAGCCCAACACCCTCGTAATCGTCGAGTTCGAGATGGGCGACGACTACGACGGGCCGCCGGTCCGGGCGCTCGGACAGGTAGCTGAGCGGGACGACGCGGGAGCCGGCGACGACGGGGGGGCCGAGGATGGTGAGCAGTTCGACGTCGCCATCGGCGACCGCGTCAAGCCCGTCCACGCCGGCGAACTGCGCGAGCCGGGAGCCGGCATCCGCGAGCCGGAGAGCCAGGACTGGGACGGGTTCCGGTTCCGCCCGGTCGAGTAGCGGTCCCTCTCGGGCGGCACGAACTCAGGCACGGAACCGCGACGCGTCGCTGTCGGTGAGCGGCCCGAGCCGCTCCGCGTGGACCCTGTCGAGCGTGTAGACGTCCGGGCGGTACCGTATCTCCTCGGTCACGCCGTGAGCGTCCCGGAGCCGGCGCCGCACCCGGTCGACGTCCGCGCGGTCGAAGTAGTTCGGAGTGAACACCAGCACCACGTGGTCCGTCTCGCCGAAGGCCTCGCAGCCGGCGCGGGTCGTGACCTTCGCGTCCCAGAGCCGCCCGGCAGCGACGTCGTCGACCACGCCCTCCCAGAGGTCGTCGACCGCTCCCGCGGGGCGCTCGACGAGCCACTTGCCGCTCAGGTACGTCGTCTCCAGCGCGAGTCGGTCGGCGTCGCGGACCGTCTCGGGGTCGGTCGGGAGCGCGTCCGCCCGCGCCCGGTCGACCCCCGGCAGGTCGGCCTCGGTCGTCGCGGCTGGTCGGATCACATCGTGAGTCGGGAAGTAGGCGTCGCGGGCCTGTCGCGGGAACCCGGTCACGTGCTTGACCCGGAGCCAGTGCCACCCGGCCTCGTCGATCGCGGTCGGCGACCGGTCGGTGACCATGGCGTCGGTTCGGCGCCGCGGGTGAAAACGATCCCGTCCGTCGCGACGCGGACGAGGGCTCGCGGCGCTCAGACCCGTCGGTAGTCGCCGAGCCGCGTCCCGTCGAGCAGGTACGCGTCGGCGGCGGGCAACGCGGCGGGGAGGTACGGCGCGAGGAACGACTGCCCCTCGACGTTGACCCAGGTCCCGCCCGAGCGTTCGTTGAACGCGGGGAAGACGACGAGTTCCGGCGAGTCGGCCGCGCGGTCACCCTCGTCGCCCGACTCGGTGAACGCCGCGGGGTCGAGCTCCCCGCGGAGCCACGCGCGCTCGACGCGCGAGCCGCCGACCGCGTCCTCCAGCCGCACCTGCGGGTGTTCGTGGCCGGTACACACCACGTCGGCGTCGAGGAGGTCGGGGTCCGGCCAGGTGTGGCCGTGGCAGACGCCGACGGCCCCCGAGGAGTCGCCGAGCAGCCCGCCCTCGGGACCGATCACGTCGAGGTCGTCCGCGAACGTCTCCGCGACGCCCGCGTCGTGGTTCCCCTCGACGAGCGTCATCGGGACGCGGTCGGTGACGGCGCGGACCAGCGTCTCCAGTTCCTCGCGCTCGTCGCCGTCGGGCGCGCCGATGCGGTGCGCGAGGTCGCCGAGGACCACGAGCCGGTCGGCGTCGGTCTCGGCGATCAGCCCGCAGAGCCGCTCGCGGCGCGCGTCGGCGCGGGAGTCCAGTTCGACGCCGCGCTCGTAGCGCAGGCCGACCTCGATGCCGGCGTGGACGTCGGCGACGAGCAGCGCGCGCTCGCCGCCGAGGTCGGCCACGGCGGCCGGCTCGCCGACGACCGGCTCCACCCGCGCCATCAGATCGGCTTGAGCAGCCCGTCGCCGGGCTCGTAACACTGCCCGCTCATCAGCGCGTCCTGGATGGCGTCCTCGACCGCGCCGGGCTCGACGCCGTGGTCGTCAGCAACGCGCTCGACGACCGCCTCGCGGGGCGCGCCGTCGCCGTCGTCGAGGTCGCCCATCGCCGCGACCGCGGCGGCTTCGAGGTCGACATCCTCGTCGGCCTCGGTCGCGTCGGCCTTGTCGTCCTCGGTCGGTTCGGCGGCCTCGGTCGCCGGGTCGGCCGGCTCGCTCTCCTCGGTCGCGGCGCCGGTCGCCTCGTCCGCGGCCGCCGCGGGGTCGTCGACCGGTTCCTCGGCGAGGTCCTCGGGGTCCGGCACGTCGATGTCGGCCTCGCCCGGCTCGTCGACCTCGGTGCCGGTCGCGAAGTCGGTGCCGAACTCGGACTCGATCTCCTCGCGCTCCTCGTCGTCGAGCTGGTACATGTCGTCGGCGTCGGCGTCCGGGTCGAGGTCCGCGGTCGCGTCCGCCTCGCTCCCGTCGTCGAACGCCGCGTCCGCGTCGCCGCCGGCGTCGAAGTCGCCGAGCCCGCCGTCGTCGGACCCCGCGTCGGCCGCCGCCGCGTCCGCGTCGTTCGCGTCATCGATCGATTCGGGGTCGGCGGTCGAAGCGGACGCCGGCCCTGCCGCGTCGTCCGTCGGCGGCCCGGCGGCGTCGGTCGACGCCTCGGTCGAGTCGCCAAGAGAGGAGTCGGTCTCGGTGGACGACGAGTCGTCGTCGACGGTTGCCCCGGAATCGGCGGTTGTCCCGGAGTCAGCGGTCGCCCCGGAGTCGGCGGTCGATTCCGGCTCAGCGTCCGGGTCCGACTCCGCGCTCGGGTCGGCGTCGCTCGCGCCGGGAGACGGTTCCGCCTCGGGGGCGCTCGCCTCGCTCGGGGTTCGGTCGGTATCGGTCGTCGCCGCCGGCTCGGCGACCGTCACGTCGGTCTCCGGGAGCGGACCGAGCGCGGCCTCGCCGCCCTCGTCGGGGGCGAGGTCGAGGGCGCGGACCTCGTCGCGGTCGCCCGCGATCATCTCCAGGGCGTCGACCGCGAGCCGGCGGACCGCCTCGGCGTAGGCCGCGGTGGTGCCGTAGTGGTCGATGGCTTTCGGGATCCCGGCGGCCAGCGGGGCGGGGGCGCCGCCCGCCTCCAGTGCCGCGCGGAGGTCGTCGCCCCGCAGGTCGGAGTCGAGCGCCCGCGCGAACACCGCGAGACGGTCGAGCGTCGCCTCCGCGGCGGAGACGACCCAGCGGTCGCGGGTGTCTGCGTCGACCTCGTTGAGGCTCTCCGGGCGGACGGAGGTGAACACGCGGTCGGAGTCCTCCGGCTCGAAGGTGCGGGCCTTCCCTGTGAGCGCGACGAACGCCGGCGGGTCGGCTCGTTCGAGGAACGTCTGCGCCTCGGGCTGGTACTGGCCCGCGTAGGTGACGAACGCGCCGGAGGGGTCGACGACGCGGCCGCGCCGCGTCTCGTCGTTGACGCGCTCGACCTCGGTGAGCACGCCGGCGGTGAACAGGCGGTTCACCCGCGCGCCGGTCGGGGTGACGACGTAGTTCGGGGCGCGCTCCTCGTCGCTCTCGGAGTACGACAGCGAGGCGTCGTCGAACTCCGCGGCGAACACCCGGTAGGCGACCTCTCGCGTGCCGGGGCCGTCGTCGCTCATTCGCCCACCTCCGCGAGCGCGGCGCGGGCGTGCTCGGCCGGGTCGTCGTCGGCGAGCGCGAACTCGACCGCGTCGAGGGTGGCGCCGTAGTCGTCGACCGAGAGGTTCCCGCGGACGCGGTAGGCGCGCCCGACGAGCGAGTCGGCGATGTCGTCGGCGACGACCTGCTTGTCCATCGCGTCCTTCGCGGCATCGAGGGCGTCGTCGAGCCCGCCGCCGTACACCTCGGCGGTGAGCTCGTCGTCGAGGACGACGGTCACCGTGTCGGTGCCGTCGTCGAGGATGGCCTTCACGCGCAGGTCGTCCTCGCCGTCCACGTCGCCGTGGCTCCGACACTGGCCGTTCTGGACGACGCGGCCGCACTCGGGGCAGCGCTCGATGAGCCCGGAGCCGTCCCGGACCTCCAGCACGTTCCCGACGACCTCGACGTCGAACATGCCGCCGGAGCCGACCGCGTCGGCGATCGACAGCCGGGGTGCGTCCTCGGCGACCTCGACGGGGTCGGGGAGCGGGGTGACCGTCGAGAACTCCGTGAGGTTGATCGAGGGGACGCCGCGGAACTCCCGGACGTACACGTCCTCGATGCGGAGGTCCGCGCCGACCGTTATCTCGGAGCGGGGCTGCCAGTCGGTGAAGGGGAGCTTCGCCGTCTCGTCGCCGACGACACCCTCTAAGATCTCCGTCTCGCCGTCGCGTCCGGAGATGGTCTTCTCGTCGACCTCCAGCACGCGGACCTCGACGTTGCGGCCGCGGTCGCCGGCCGCGATGTCGACGAGGCTCCGGTCGCCGCCGACCTCGCGGTCGACCTCGACGGGCTCGTCGGCGATGGCGACCGTCGTCGAGTCGTTGAGGTTGAGCTCCGGCTCCCCCTCCCACTCGCGGACGCCGGCGTTGCCGATCGTCAGCGAGTCGCCCGGCTCGAAGCCGAAGTCCTGCCACGCGGTGTAGGAGATGACGCCGGTCTCGTCGGCGACCTCCCCCTCGCGGATCGTGAGGTCGTCGCCCTGATATCGGATGGTGCGCGTCCCCTGCGTCAGCACGCGGACGGTGACCGTCACGCCGTCGTTCTCGGTGGTTATCTCGCCCACGTCGACGGCGTCGGGCGTCGGCGACGACCCGCCGCCGCCCCCGCCGTGCTTCCGGCGGACGCTCTGTTTCGCCTCGTCGATGGGGACGCTGTACTCCAGTAGGTTCTGTAGGTCGGCTTTGACCTCCTCTTTGTCGACGCCGAGGTCGGAGGCGAGCTCCTCGGCATGGCTGTTGACGTCCATCGAAGCGAGGTTCGGCGCGGCCGCACAAAAGGATTCACACCGTTCGAGCCGGCGGCGGACGGGAGCGCGGCGTCCGCGACTGCCGATGAGATCGCGGCGTCCGCGACGGCCGGTAGGGCTAAACCGCCCCCGTCCGCAACGTGGGGCATGGACGAGATCGACGTCGACGCGCGGATCACCGACGACCGCACGGTCATCGACGTGACAGGAACGAGAGACGTCGCCGTCGTCGTGCGGTCCGCGGACGGCGAGCGGATCTACCTCCCGCCGGAGGGGTTCGACGACCCGGTCGGGGGGTCGCCGTACACCTCGCCGTATCAGGGCGCCGGCGCCGGCGGCGAGGAGAGCCCGTACGGCGGGACGACCGGCAGCACGCGCGGCGTGATGGAGACCGCGGACGGCTTCCGGGTCACACACCCGCAGCCGGTAACGGAGTTCGACGTGTATCGGGGCGACGAGGACTGAGCCCGCCGCGGGCGGCGGACGGGAACCGGAGCGGGAGTAGTCAGGCGACGTCTTCGTACACGGCGAGCGTGTCCTCGGCCACGTCAAGCCACTCGCGGCGCTCGTACTCCGGCGGCTCCTCGCGGTCGAGCGCCTCGATGAGCCCGTGGACGATCGACTCCGAGTCCGTCGCGACCTCGACGAGGCAGCCGTCGGGGAGCACCTCCGCGACGCCGGACGGGGTCGCGACGACCTGCGTCCCGGCCTCCAGCGCCTCCGTGATCGTGATCCCGAACGGCTCCGCGTACGACGGCGAGACGAACGCGTCCGAGGCGGCGTAGTAGTCGCCGAGCTCCGCCTCGGGGACGTAGCCGACGAACTCGACGCGGTCGTCGATGCCGAGCAGCTCAGCGAACCGCTTGAGCTGGTCGGTCTGGTGGCCGGAGCCGCCGACGACGAGCGTCACGTCGCGGCCGCGCAGCTTCTTGACCGCGTACAGGAGGTGGGAGATCCCTTTCTGGTCGGTGTGGCGCCCGACGAAGAACAGCATCTCGCCGTCGATACCGAGGTCCCCGCGCACGTCCTTGCCTGAGAACGTCGGCGTCGAGAAGCCGTTGTACACGACCCGCGAGTCCGCGTCGTACAGCTCCCGGATGTCCGAGCGGACGATCTCGCTGACCGCGATGTTCGTGTCGGCGGCGTTCGCGAGGCGGCGCTCGGTCTCGACCTCGCGGCTCGGCGGGTCGATGTTGCGGTCGCTCGCCAGCGAGTGGAACGAGGAGACCCAGGTGGCGTCGGACGCGCGGGCGGCGGCGCGGCCGGGGCCGTACCCGAACCAGTCGTGCGTGTGGATCACGTCGTGGTCGGGCGCGAGCTCGGCGAAGCGGTCGGAGAGCTCGCCGACGCGCGCCGCGACGTCGCCCTCGCCGGTCTCGACGGGTTCGAGCCCCGGCTCGTCGTCGGGGGCGAACTCCGCGGGCAACACCAGGGTGACCTCGACCCCGAGTTCGTCGCGGAGCCCGGTGAACAGTTCCCCTACGTGGACGTCGAGCCCGCCGGTGATGTTCGGCGGGAACCCCCACCCCAGCATGAGTACGCTCGGCGGCATACACCCTCGTTTCTGGAGTCACCACTTAGGTATGCCCCTCGTGGCGTGGGAGAACGGAGAGACGGCGGGCGAGGAGAGGAGTCGGCGGGGGACGCGGTCGGACCGCGCTCAGGCCGCGCGGACCGCGTCGCGCAGCGCGTCGGTGCGCTCGGTGATCGAGCCGGCGGCGTCCGCGAGCACGTCGAGCGGGTCGCCCTCCTCGGCCTTGACCGTGAGGACGGGCTCGGTCTGCCCCCCGGACTGCTCGGGGTTCATGTCGTAGGTCGCGGCCGCGACGTCGTCCGACTCCAGCAGGGCGCCCTTCAGCACGTTCATGAACGTGTGGTCCTCGCCCGCGATCTCGATGTGGAGTTCCGTGTCGGTCTTCTCGATGACCCGCAGTTCCATGTCCGAGAGGTCGGGCGAGCGGCGTTTCAAGCTTTCGTCTCCCGGATATCGCCGGATGCGGACGGGTCGCACGCACCCGGAAAGCACTTCCATCGCCCGCCGAGACGGCGGGTATGTCCGCCGATCGACCCGCGATCCGACGGTTACCGCTCGACGAGGCGGCCCTCCGCCGGTACGCGGCCGACCTGTGGCTCCCGTACAACCGCGACCTCGCCGACGCCGTGGCGGCCCACGACCTCGCCGACTGGCCCGCGGAGCGCTTCGTCGAGCGACACGTGGCGTTCGCCCGGGACCGACTAGAGGAGGCGGGGAGCCGCGGCTGGGTCGCCGCGACCGCCGGCGACGGCGCGGACGACGCCGGAGTCGACCCCGCGACCGCCGACGTGACCGACCCCGCCCTCGACCTCGTGGGGCTGCTGATGACGAGCGTCGACGAGTGTCCCGACCCGTTCGAGCGCCCGGACCGACTGGTGATCGGCGAGATATACGTCGCGGAGCCGTTCCGCGGCACCGGCCTTGCCGAGCGGTTCGTTGAGCGCGCGGTCGCCGACGCCCGCGACCACGGCTGCGAACAGCTCCGGCTCGACGTCGACGTCGACAACGAGCGGGCCGTGGCGTTCTACGAGCGGATCGGGTTCGAGGACTACCGCAAGCAGATGACGATGGCGGTCGACCCCGAGTGACCCCGACCGTCAGGCGGCTCCGTGAGGCGGACGTGCGGCCGCTTGTCGAGGAGCTGTGGCTGCCGTTCGCCCGCGAGATGGAGCCGGTCGCCGAGCGGAACCGCCTCGCCGACGACGTGGACCTCGTCGCCGCGGGCGTGGCGCACCGCGAGGACCGCCTCGACGACGACGAGGCGCTGACGTGGGTCGCCGTCGACGGCGGCGACCTCGTCGGCTACGCCGCCGCGAGCGTCGAGTCGTCCGCGCCCGCGTTCGCCGCCGGCGACCGGCTTCACGTCGGCGAGCTGTACGTCCGCGAGCCGTACCGCGGCGAGGGCGTCGCCGGCGACCTCTGCGACCGGGTCGACGCGGCGGCCGCGGCCCGCGGCTGCGAGCGCGTGACGCTCGACGTGGACGCGGGCAACGAGCGCGCCAGGGCGTTCTACGAGAAGCGGGGGTTCGACGTGGCGCGGCACCGCATGGTCGACCGCGTCGACGAGAAGTGAGCCCCCGGCGCCGCCGCTGGACGGTCGACAAACGCAAAACGGGTCGCGTCGGTCGGCCGAGGGGTTACTCGTCGGCGTCGACCGCGACTTCGTCGGCGTCGACGTCGACGGACGCCTCCTCCTCGGCGGCGACCTCGCTCGGGCGCGCTTCGAGGGTCAGCTTCTGGACCTCGACGCGGCGGAGCGGGTAGATCTCCTTGGCGTCGCCGTAGATGGCCGACGAGAGGTTCCCGTCGACGATGGCGTCGACGAACGCCTCGAAGGTGCGCTCCTCGGCGGCGGCGTGGACCTTGTCGATCATCACGCGGCGGATCGCCTTCTCCTGGGAGCGGTCCGCCTTCTTCGTCGTCAGCGCGACGGGCTGGACGCGGATGCGGTAGTCGTCCGTCGTCAGCACCGTGATCGACGCCTCGACCTTCGAGGCGCCGCGGCGGACGAGCGAGCGCAGGTAGTCGCGCGTCAGCTCGTACTTGATGAACTCGGTGTACGCCGAGTCGCTGCCCACGTCGGTGATCTTGAAGGTCAGCTTCGTGTTGTTCGCGTTGGAGTCGCCCGTCAGCTGGTCGAGCGTCGTCGTGATCGTGCGGCCGACGACCTGCTGGGGCTCCTCGGCGAGGGTCTCGCCGAGCTCCTGCCGGTCGAACTGTTCGGGCGCCAGCACGGTGTACCAGCGCTTCTGTTCTCTGCTCTTGGATACGGATCGTTCGCTCATGTGTCGGGTTGTGTGTCGGTGTCGGTCGTCTGCGGTTCGTCTGCGGAGTCGAGGGAGTCGGCGTTCGCGGCGTCGGCGTCCGTAGCGGCGGTCGCGTGGTCGCGTGCGCGTTCGATCACGCGGTCGGCGACCCGCAGGTTCACGAGGTGGTCGTCCAGCGTCGACTGGAGTCCCCCGGTGGTCGGCCGCTCGACCGCGCAGGCGACGACGTCGCCGTCGACGCGCGTGCGCATCGAGTCGGTCTCGTCCGGGGCGAGCGCGGCCGCGACCGTCGCGGCGTCGGCGTGCTCGGTCCGGACCGTCGCGCTCCGTGCCGCGTCGGCGCCCGGCGAGGCGTCGCCCGCCATCTCAGATCGCCTCCCGGAGCGCGGCCAGCGCCGCGGTGATGTCGGCGTCGCCGGCGTCGTTCGCGTCCGTCGCGACCGAGACGCCGCCGCGTTCGGGGGTGCCCCAGCCGTCGCCGCCGACCTCGCCGGCGGCGGTCCGGCAGGCGTCGCCGAGGTCGATCGGCTCGCCGGCCGCGTCGCCCGCCGCGCCGCCGGTCGCGGCCGCGGCGAGCCGGCCCGCGCCCTCATCGAGCGCGACCGCGACGGGCTCCGGCGAGCGGAAGTCCCGGACGAGCCGGGCGACCGTCGGCAGGATCGCCGCCGAGGCGTCGACGCGGGCGACGACGCAGCCGTCGTACCGGCCGACCGTCGCGGCGTCGAGCGCGCGGTGGGCCGCCAGGCCGTGGCGGCGCCACGCGTCGAGCGCGCTCGTCCGGAGCGAGTCGTCCGGGTCGCTCGCGAGCGCGAGCGCGACGCCCGTCCCGGGCGCCTCCCGGGCGAGCGCGTCGAGCACGTCGGCGTGGCCGCCGACCGTCGCGAACGGGCCGTCCGTCGCGTACGGGCGGAGCGCGCGCTCGACCGCCGAGGCGGCGCGCTCGCTCGCGTCGTCGCCGTCGACGGCGTCGACAGCGACCAGCGACGCGAACCGGCGGCGGTCGTCCGCGTCGGGGTCGGCCGGCAGCCCCAGCGGGGCGAGCGCGTCGCGCGCCGCCTCGGGGTCGCCGGAGTACCGCGTCGCCGCGAGCGTCGAGGCCGCGAGGGCCTCTGCCCGCGAGGGCG includes the following:
- a CDS encoding bacteriorhodopsin, with the translated sequence MTGAVTTAYWIAAVGFLVGLGITAALYAKLNGSEHRGRLAALAVIPGFAGLAYVGMALGVGTVTVNGNELVGLRYVDWIVTTPLLVGFIGYVAGASRRAIAGVMVADALMIAFGAGAVVAGGTLRWVLFGVSALFHVTLFAYLYVIFPRSVPDDPMQRGLFSLLKNHVGLLWLAYPFVWLMGPSGIGFTGAVGAALTYAFLDVLAKVPYVYFFYARRQAFTDVVSAAAADRDAAAPSLGDETPTGAD
- a CDS encoding thiolase family protein is translated as MERVAIVGASMTRFGQRDAWVRELLAEAGAAALDDAGADGDDLDHLYVSNMASGEFEGQTGVPNALAHDLAAQPAYTARIDQTSSSGGAGVYAAWQSVASGASDLTMLVGGEKMTHRTTAEATDVIASLTHPVEYKHGVTLPSFAGLTARLYLDEYDAPRESLGKVAVKNHRNGVDNPHAQFRKEVDLDTVLDSPVVADPLRLYDFCPITDGSAALVFCPESVAEEYAPDGSYAVISGIGGATDTHVVHERADPTTMGGVVDSSEVAYEMAGIGPDDVDVAELHDMFTILEFLQSEDLGFFEKGEGWKAVEEGVTDRDGDLPINTSGGLKSKGHPLGASGVAQVYEIFKQVTGDAGPRQVEADTGLACNVGGFGNCVTTTILEGSQ
- a CDS encoding PhlB family protein; protein product: MSDNETTDGEDGASPGEEPTFEAAEYADGTVTYPPHTVSPDGAERVGTVDLREYEGRVVTWTTSTATPPGVREPNTLVIVEFEMGDDYDGPPVRALGQVAERDDAGAGDDGGAEDGEQFDVAIGDRVKPVHAGELREPGAGIREPESQDWDGFRFRPVE
- a CDS encoding putative phosphothreonine lyase domain-containing protein — translated: MVTDRSPTAIDEAGWHWLRVKHVTGFPRQARDAYFPTHDVIRPAATTEADLPGVDRARADALPTDPETVRDADRLALETTYLSGKWLVERPAGAVDDLWEGVVDDVAAGRLWDAKVTTRAGCEAFGETDHVVLVFTPNYFDRADVDRVRRRLRDAHGVTEEIRYRPDVYTLDRVHAERLGPLTDSDASRFRA
- a CDS encoding metallophosphoesterase; amino-acid sequence: MARVEPVVGEPAAVADLGGERALLVADVHAGIEVGLRYERGVELDSRADARRERLCGLIAETDADRLVVLGDLAHRIGAPDGDEREELETLVRAVTDRVPMTLVEGNHDAGVAETFADDLDVIGPEGGLLGDSSGAVGVCHGHTWPDPDLLDADVVCTGHEHPQVRLEDAVGGSRVERAWLRGELDPAAFTESGDEGDRAADSPELVVFPAFNERSGGTWVNVEGQSFLAPYLPAALPAADAYLLDGTRLGDYRRV
- a CDS encoding Single-stranded DNA binding protein, whose translation is MDVNSHAEELASDLGVDKEEVKADLQNLLEYSVPIDEAKQSVRRKHGGGGGGSSPTPDAVDVGEITTENDGVTVTVRVLTQGTRTIRYQGDDLTIREGEVADETGVISYTAWQDFGFEPGDSLTIGNAGVREWEGEPELNLNDSTTVAIADEPVEVDREVGGDRSLVDIAAGDRGRNVEVRVLEVDEKTISGRDGETEILEGVVGDETAKLPFTDWQPRSEITVGADLRIEDVYVREFRGVPSINLTEFSTVTPLPDPVEVAEDAPRLSIADAVGSGGMFDVEVVGNVLEVRDGSGLIERCPECGRVVQNGQCRSHGDVDGEDDLRVKAILDDGTDTVTVVLDDELTAEVYGGGLDDALDAAKDAMDKQVVADDIADSLVGRAYRVRGNLSVDDYGATLDAVEFALADDDPAEHARAALAEVGE
- a CDS encoding DUF7510 family protein, whose protein sequence is MDEIDVDARITDDRTVIDVTGTRDVAVVVRSADGERIYLPPEGFDDPVGGSPYTSPYQGAGAGGEESPYGGTTGSTRGVMETADGFRVTHPQPVTEFDVYRGDED
- a CDS encoding glycosyltransferase family 4 protein, which codes for MLGWGFPPNITGGLDVHVGELFTGLRDELGVEVTLVLPAEFAPDDEPGLEPVETGEGDVAARVGELSDRFAELAPDHDVIHTHDWFGYGPGRAAARASDATWVSSFHSLASDRNIDPPSREVETERRLANAADTNIAVSEIVRSDIRELYDADSRVVYNGFSTPTFSGKDVRGDLGIDGEMLFFVGRHTDQKGISHLLYAVKKLRGRDVTLVVGGSGHQTDQLKRFAELLGIDDRVEFVGYVPEAELGDYYAASDAFVSPSYAEPFGITITEALEAGTQVVATPSGVAEVLPDGCLVEVATDSESIVHGLIEALDREEPPEYERREWLDVAEDTLAVYEDVA
- a CDS encoding DNA-directed RNA polymerase subunit L, whose product is MELRVIEKTDTELHIEIAGEDHTFMNVLKGALLESDDVAAATYDMNPEQSGGQTEPVLTVKAEEGDPLDVLADAAGSITERTDALRDAVRAA
- a CDS encoding GNAT family N-acetyltransferase → MSADRPAIRRLPLDEAALRRYAADLWLPYNRDLADAVAAHDLADWPAERFVERHVAFARDRLEEAGSRGWVAATAGDGADDAGVDPATADVTDPALDLVGLLMTSVDECPDPFERPDRLVIGEIYVAEPFRGTGLAERFVERAVADARDHGCEQLRLDVDVDNERAVAFYERIGFEDYRKQMTMAVDPE
- a CDS encoding GNAT family N-acetyltransferase, producing MTPTVRRLREADVRPLVEELWLPFAREMEPVAERNRLADDVDLVAAGVAHREDRLDDDEALTWVAVDGGDLVGYAAASVESSAPAFAAGDRLHVGELYVREPYRGEGVAGDLCDRVDAAAAARGCERVTLDVDAGNERARAFYEKRGFDVARHRMVDRVDEK
- a CDS encoding 30S ribosomal protein S3ae, giving the protein MSERSVSKSREQKRWYTVLAPEQFDRQELGETLAEEPQQVVGRTITTTLDQLTGDSNANNTKLTFKITDVGSDSAYTEFIKYELTRDYLRSLVRRGASKVEASITVLTTDDYRIRVQPVALTTKKADRSQEKAIRRVMIDKVHAAAEERTFEAFVDAIVDGNLSSAIYGDAKEIYPLRRVEVQKLTLEARPSEVAAEEEASVDVDADEVAVDADE
- a CDS encoding KEOPS complex subunit Pcc1, whose product is MAGDASPGADAARSATVRTEHADAATVAAALAPDETDSMRTRVDGDVVACAVERPTTGGLQSTLDDHLVNLRVADRVIERARDHATAATDADAANADSLDSADEPQTTDTDTQPDT
- a CDS encoding exonuclease RecJ, which gives rise to MTEATSATPAPDALAGVLADAPFVRLVATDDGDALAAAGLLARALRATGTPFQARVAADPVPDDPDDGVAVTVGVDRGPHAIPGTGRPASTAAFAVARALGGDPDPVVALAGVVAAGSIPGADGSGDALDAAERTGRVERRPGVALPVSGGAAGDEEADAAPSRAEALAASTLAATRYSGDPEAARDALAPLGLPADPDADDRRRFASLVAVDAVDGDDASERAASAVERALRPYATDGPFATVGGHADVLDALAREAPGTGVALALASDPDDSLRTSALDAWRRHGLAAHRALDAATVGRYDGCVVARVDASAAILPTVARLVRDFRSPEPVAVALDEGAGRLAAAATGGAAGDAAGEPIDLGDACRTAAGEVGGDGWGTPERGGVSVATDANDAGDADITAALAALREAI